A portion of the Lolium rigidum isolate FL_2022 chromosome 1, APGP_CSIRO_Lrig_0.1, whole genome shotgun sequence genome contains these proteins:
- the LOC124672522 gene encoding uncharacterized protein LOC124672522, whose protein sequence is MEVMMRPASPPLPRQDFRLDSAATSPYATAPSSPHGRLAAAGSDSPFGSVEPAAAGSPFLTAPPSPNPFDQLPPVTPRLTGANPFDLFQHFSSAPASPRRAAAIYAQFADRNRDDHEDEEDDDDEGFQPRSSYSTTGASAVPFDWEERPGTPKAGMGGGAAAWDDADFEFGTVADKTAPAESLATADKLFEKGRIRPLKPLPLLKTGSDLSDKGKIRPLKPPPGLLDGGSVGSSPRSPMTMRSPRRRSRVGSGTDFDPFAAALLEATKAPSPLGGKHKSSSVASGSPPHKADPFTTRPASKSAGWRKWRLSDLLLFRSSSEGGRINKDPLFKCSPAPGASTEKASPPPAMIKVGSMDKLPKKQGGDKSAAAAAEGIVGCARLSPLQRLARGLGGHSWHHGRGVAAPPGIKG, encoded by the coding sequence ATGGAGGTCATGATGCGTCCCGCCTCACCCCCGCTGCCGCGGCAGGACTTCCGGCTCGACAGCGCCGCCACGAGCCCGTACGCCACGGCGCCGTCCAGCCCGCAcggccgcctcgccgccgccgggtcCGATAGCCCGTTCGGCTCCGTCGAGCCAGCGGCGGCGGGCAGCCCGTTCCTGACGGCGCCTCCTTCGCCGAATCCGTTCGACCAACTGCCACCGGTCACGCCGCGCCTCACCGGCGCCAACCCCTTCGACCTTTTCCAGCACTTCTCCAGCGCGCCCGCAAGCCCCAGGCGCGCCGCGGCCATATACGCCCAATTCGCGGACCGCAACCGCGATGACCACGAAgatgaggaagacgacgacgacgaggggttTCAGCCGCGCTCGTCCTACTCCACCACGGGAGCCTCGGCCGTGCCGTTCGACTGGGAGGAGAGGCCCGGGACGCCCAAGGCCGGGATGGGCGGCGGGGCGGCTGCGTGGGATGACGCGGACTTCGAGTTCGGCACCGTCGCCGACAAGACCGCACCGGCGGAGAGCCTGGCGACGGCCGACAAGCTGTTCGAGAAGGGTAGAATTCGGCCGCTCAAGCCTCTGCCCCTGCTGAAGACGGGCTCCGACCTCTCTGACAAGGGAAAGATCAGGCCGCTGAAGCCGCCGCCTGGCCTGCTCGACGGCGGGAGCGTCGGGTCGTCGCCGCGATCGCCGATGACGATGAGGTCTCCCCGGCGACGGAGCAGGGTCGGCTCCGGCACCGACTTCGACCCGTTCGCGGCGGCGCTGCTGGAGGCAACCAAGGCGCCCTCCCCGCTCGGCGGGAAACACAAGAGCAGCAGCGTCGCGTCAGGTTCGCCGCCCCATAAAGCCGACCCGTTCACCACCCGTCCGGCCTCCAAGAGCGCCGGGTGGAGGAAGTGGCGGCTCAGCGACCTCCTCCTGTTCCGGAGCTCCTCTGAAGGCGGCCGCATCAACAAAGACCCGCTATTCAAGTGCTCGCCAGCGCCCGGTGCGTCAACCGAGAAAGCGAGCCCGCCGCCGGCGATGATCAAAGTCGGCAGCATGGACAAGCTGCCCAAGAAGCAGGGCGGCGACAAGAGCGCCGCAGCGGCGGCAGAGGGCATCGTCGGGTGCGCGCGACTGAGTCCGCTGCAGCGGCTGGCCAGAGGGCTCGGCGGGCACTCGTGGCACCACGGCCGCGGcgtggcggcgccgccggggaTCAAAGGGTAG